CGATGCGGTAGGACGCGTCGCTCATGACGGCCTTTCATGATCAGGAAGGGGACGCCCGCGACGAGGCGCGGGCGGGAAGACGGCCGGCCCCGCTGCGGCGCCGGCCGGGTGGGGTCAGTCCATCGTGACCCAGCGGATCTCCAGCCAGTTGTCCGGGCGGACCGGCGCCGAGACGCTGTCCTTCATCGCGTAGACGAGGACCTGGTTGTAGAGCGGGACGTAGAGCTCCGCCTCGGTGATCTCGGCGTAGATGTCCTTCATCATCTGCGTGCGCTTGGCGGCGTCGAGCTCATCGCGCGCGGCGCGGATCTTCTCGTCGAGGGCCGGGTCGGAGTACTGGTTGTAGTTGTAGATGCCCTCGCCCGCCTCGTCGTTGCGGGTCATCAGCATCGTCTCCAGCGCGTACATGCCGTCCGCGAAGGGCGAGTTGAAGCCCATCATGAACGCCGACGTGTCCCGCTCCCACAGCTTCGGGAAGTACTGCGCGCGCGGCATCGCGTTGAGGGTGATGTCGAGGCCGATGCGCGACAGCATCGTCACCAGCGTCTTACAGACCTGCTCGTCGTTGATGTAGCGGTTGTTCGGGCAGTCGAGAGTGTAGGCGAAGCCGTTCGGGTAGCCGGCCTCGGCGAGGAGCGCCTTCGCCTTCTCCGGGTCATACGCCGGTGCCTCGTCGAGCGCGGCGTCGTAGCCGTTGTTCTTCGGCGCGAGGATCTGGTTCGTCTTCGAGGCGAGGCCGCGCATCACGGTCTTGATGATGGCGTCGCGGTCGATCGCGTAGCTGATCGCCTCGCGCACGTCCTTCTTCTTGAAGGGATTGCCCTCGGCCTCGACGTACTTCGGGTCGTCGCTGGCGAGGTCGAAGCCGAAGAAGACCGTGCGGAACTCGTCCACCTGCTCCAGCTTGATGCCGGGCGAGGCCTCGAGACGGGCGACCGCCTGGCTCGGCACGTCGATCACGAGGTCGAGCTCACCGGAGAGGAGCGCCGCGACGCGCGTCGGATCGCTGGAGATCGGCATGAACTCGATCGTATCGATGGAGTCGGCCATCTCGCCCCAGTAGTCCGGGTTGATCGAGAGGACCGTCTTGGTGTCCGGCTGGCGGCTCTCCAGGGTGTAGGGGCCCGTGCCGTTGGCGTGCAGCGCGGTGTAGCTCTCCTCGCCGGACTTGAGGTCCTGCGGCTTCAGCGCGCCGTTCGCCTCGGTCCACTCCTTGTCCATGATGGGGATGTTGGCGAGACGGTCCGGCAGCAGCGGATCGGGCTTCGCGGTGATGACGTCGACGGTGTGGTCGTCCACCACCTCGACCTTGAGGCCCGCGGTGTAGCCGGAGAACTGCGAGGTCTCCGCCTGGCTACGCTCGATGGTGAACTTCACGTCCTCGGCGGTGAACGGCGCGCCGTCGTGGAACGTCACGCCCTCGCGCAACTTGAAGCGCCACGTCGTGTCGCCGGTCTGCTCCCACTCGGTCGCGAGCATCGGCGCCTTGGCCATCTGCTGGTCACGGGTCACGAGCGGCTCGTAGATCCAGGACAGCACCGTGATGGTCGTCTGGATGTTCTGCGCCTGCGGGTCCATCGTTCCGGCGTCGGCCTGCGCGCCGATGCGCAGCGTCTTGGCATCCGCCGCCCCCGCGAGGAGGGTCAGCGCTGCGGCGCTTGTGAGCACCAGGCCGGCGAGCCGGGCCCTAAGGGTTCGTCCGCTCATGTACGTCCTTTCGGTCAGTTCGAGGGCAGTTCCGGCTGCGGCGGGAGGTCAGGGCCCCGCTCATCGCAGCCGCGGATTGAGCGCGTCGCGCAGCCAGTCCCCCAGCAGGTTGACCGCGAGAACGAGGATGAGGAGCGCGAGGCCGGGGAAGATGGCGAGCCACCATTCGCCGGACAGGAGGTAGGCGTTGCCCACCCGGATCAGCGTTCCGAGCGACGGCTGCGTCGGCGGCAGGCCGAGACCCACGAACGAGAGCGTCGCCTCCAGGATGATCGCCACCGCGAGCTGGATCGTCGCCAGCACGAACACCGGCGTCATCACGTTCGGCAGGATGTGGCGGAACAGGATGAACGAGGACGACTGGCCGATGATGCGCGCGGCGGCCACGTAGTCCTGCCGCGCCTCCACCATCGTCGCGGCGCGGATGGTGCGGGCGTACTGCACCCACCCGGCGAGGGCGATGGCGACGATCATCACCCAGATCGCGAACCGGTTGTGCGCCGCCTGCCCCAGCGCCGCGCGGATGACGCCGTCGATCAGCACCGCCACCAGCATCGCCGGGAAGGTGAGCTGAATGTCGGCGATCCGCATGATGACGGCGTCGACGATGCCGCCCCGGAACCCCGCCACGAGCCCCAGCCCGACGCCGATGACCAGCGACAGGGCCACCGCCGCGACGCTGACGAAGAGCGAGATCCTGAGGCCGTAGATGATGGCCGAGAGGATGTCGCGGCCCTGGTCGTCCCCGCCGAGCGGCAGCGACCACGAGCCGCCCTCGAGCCAGGCCGGCGGCCGGAAGGCGTCGGAGAAGTCGAGCGTCGAGAGGTCGTTGACGTTGTGCGGCGCGACGAGGTCCGGAAACGCCGCCGCCACCGCGAAGGCGATCACCACGACCAGCGACAGGAGCGCGACCGGGCTGCGCAGGAGATCGTGGAGGACGTCGTTGTCGCGCAGCACCGACCACAGCCCGAGCGGCGACCGGCGCGCGGCGGAGCGCGGGGCCATCTCGCTCATGCCCGGCCCCCGCTCGCGACGGTCGCCCGAAGGCGCGGGTCGATCGCGTAGTAGAGGAGGTCGACGACGAGGTTGATGGTCACGAAGAAGACCGCGATGAGGATGAGGTAGGCCGACAGCACCGGCACGTCCGCCGCCGCGACCGACTGCAGGAAGAGGAGCCCCAGCCCCGGCCACTGGAAGACCTGCTCGGTGATGACCGCGAACGCGATGACCGAGCCGAGCTGCAGCCCCGCCACCGTGATCACCGGCACCAGCGTGTTGCGCAGCGCGTGGTGGATGTGGACCGAGCGCCCCGGCAGGCCCCGCGCCTGGGCGAAGCGGATGTAATCCATCCGCAGCACTTCCAGCATCTCCGCCCGCACGAGACGCATGATCATCGCGATCTGGAACACCGAGATCGTGACCGCCGGCATGATGAGGGCCTTGATCCCGCTCGCGGTGAGGAAGCTCGTCGTCCAGCCGCCGAGGTCGGTCACCTGGCCGCGCCCGAAGGAGGACAGCCAGCCGAGCTTGACCGAGAAGATCCAGATGAGGAGGAGCCCCATGAAGAAGGACGGCATGGAGATACCGATGAGGGAGACCGCCAGCGCGAGGTTGCTGCCGACCCTGCCGCGCTTGAGCGCGGCGTAGATCCCGGCCGGGATGCCGACGGCGAGCGCCAGCACCATCCCCGTCGTGGCGAGCTCGATGGTCGCGGGGGCGCGTTCGGCGAGGACCCGCGCGACGGGCGTTCCGAGGCGGTAGGATATGCCGAAATTGCCCTGCAGCGTCTTCCACACGTAGTCGGCGAACTGCAGCACGAGCGGCCGGTCGAGGCCGAGTTCGGCGCGCAGCGCGTCGCGCTGGATCCCGGTCGAGTTGGCGCCGAGGATCGAGACGATGGGATCGCCGAGAAAGCGGAACATCAGGAAGGCGAGCACCATCACCACGGCGATCACCACCACCGCCTGCAGGACGCGCTGCACCAGGAAGAGGCTCACGCGCCCCCCTCCCCGCGCTCCAGCGCGACGGCTTCGGCCACCGCCGCGCCGAGGCCTCGGTAGTCGGCCGCCTCGTTGTAGACCTGCGCGCTGATCCTCAGCCACACGGCGCCGGCCAGCGTGGTGAAGGCCGCCTCGATGCCGTGCGCGTCGTAAAGGTGCGCACCGAGGCGGGCGACGCCCTCGCGCGTCGGCTCGGCGCCGGCCGGGAGCGATACCGTGACCATCGACTGGAACGCCGAGGGCACCGCGCCGAGGCCCGTTCCGAGGGCCGCGGCCGCGTCCTCGGCCGCCGCCAGCGCCAGATCCCGGTTGCGGTCCCGCAGCGCCGGTCCGCCGAGCGAGCGATGCAGCGCGACCGCCAGCGGCAGCGTCAGCACGGCGGACATGTCCCGCGTCCCCTGCTTGTCGAACTCCGGCGCGAAGCCCTGGCCGTAGGCGTGGGAAATGGCGAGCGGGTGAACCGGCGCGGCCGAGCGGCCCACCGCGACGAAGGCCGCGCTCTTGGCGCCGCACAGCCATTTGTGACCGTTGCCGACGTAGTAGTCCGCCCCGATCGCATCGACGTCGAGGTCGAGGAGGCCCGGGGCGTGCGCGCCGTCCACCAGAAGCGGCACGGCCCTCGCCCGGCACAGCGCCGCGACGGCGGCGACGGGGAACGTCACGGCCGAGCCCGACGCCACATGGTCGACGATGACGAGCCGCGTGCGCGCGCCGATCGCCTCGCCGATGGCGTCGGTCACCACCGCCGGGTCGGCAATCGGCATGCCCAGCGGCACGGTGACGACGCGCGCGCCGGTCGCTGCCGCGGCAAACGCCAGCAGCTGGCGCACGGCGTTGTACTGGTGGTCCGTCACGACGATCTCGTCGCCGGGCTCCAGCGCGAGCCCCCGGACGACGGTCGCCACCCCCTCGGTGGCGTTGACGACGAAGCCGAGACGCTCCGGATCGGTGCCGACGAAGTCCGCGACGGCGTCGGCCGCCTGCCGCAGCGCCCCCGGCAGCTCGCGCATGAAGAATCGGGCGGGATTGCGCTCCATCCGCGCGCGCCAGTCGGCCTGCCCGGCCTGGATCGCGCGCGGGGTGGCTCCGTATGCCCCATGGTTCAGGTAGCGCGTATCCGCGTCGAGCGTGAACAGCGCCCGTGCCGGCGCACCCCACAGCGCCGCGCCGGTGGCCGGCTCGCCGCGCCAGACCTCGCCCGGGTCCGCGCGGCGAGGCGGCTCCCCGAAGACCGCGTCGTCCGCCGCGCCCGCGCCGGACGCCGCCGACGCATCGTCGCGGCATGACAATTGCGAGGTCTCGTCAGGGCTCACGGCGGTCATCAACGGCATTCCAGAGCGTCGTTAGACTGTATAACAATTAGCCATGCCTTCAATCAAGGCAGAACTGGCCGATCGGCCCCGGCGCCGCACCACCTTCCACCCTTCATCACGCTGAGCCGGGCGGGATCGCCGAGGATGGAGAGGTCGGCCAGCGGGTCGCCGTCGACGAGCACGAGATCGGCGAGGAGACCCGGCCGGATCCGCCCCGCTTCGAGCTCCAGGAGATCGGCGTTCGTGGCCGTCGCCGCGCAGAGCGCCTCCATCGGCGACAGCCCGCCCTCCACCAGAAGCGCCAGCTCGCGCCAGTACATCGCGCCGTGGGTGACCTGGAAGCCGGCGTCGGTGCCGCAGGCGATGGTGACGCCGGACGCCTTCGCGCGTGCCATCGTCTCCCACTTCGCG
The window above is part of the Acuticoccus sediminis genome. Proteins encoded here:
- a CDS encoding aminotransferase class V-fold PLP-dependent enzyme, coding for MTAVSPDETSQLSCRDDASAASGAGAADDAVFGEPPRRADPGEVWRGEPATGAALWGAPARALFTLDADTRYLNHGAYGATPRAIQAGQADWRARMERNPARFFMRELPGALRQAADAVADFVGTDPERLGFVVNATEGVATVVRGLALEPGDEIVVTDHQYNAVRQLLAFAAAATGARVVTVPLGMPIADPAVVTDAIGEAIGARTRLVIVDHVASGSAVTFPVAAVAALCRARAVPLLVDGAHAPGLLDLDVDAIGADYYVGNGHKWLCGAKSAAFVAVGRSAAPVHPLAISHAYGQGFAPEFDKQGTRDMSAVLTLPLAVALHRSLGGPALRDRNRDLALAAAEDAAAALGTGLGAVPSAFQSMVTVSLPAGAEPTREGVARLGAHLYDAHGIEAAFTTLAGAVWLRISAQVYNEAADYRGLGAAVAEAVALERGEGGA
- a CDS encoding ABC transporter substrate-binding protein yields the protein MSGRTLRARLAGLVLTSAAALTLLAGAADAKTLRIGAQADAGTMDPQAQNIQTTITVLSWIYEPLVTRDQQMAKAPMLATEWEQTGDTTWRFKLREGVTFHDGAPFTAEDVKFTIERSQAETSQFSGYTAGLKVEVVDDHTVDVITAKPDPLLPDRLANIPIMDKEWTEANGALKPQDLKSGEESYTALHANGTGPYTLESRQPDTKTVLSINPDYWGEMADSIDTIEFMPISSDPTRVAALLSGELDLVIDVPSQAVARLEASPGIKLEQVDEFRTVFFGFDLASDDPKYVEAEGNPFKKKDVREAISYAIDRDAIIKTVMRGLASKTNQILAPKNNGYDAALDEAPAYDPEKAKALLAEAGYPNGFAYTLDCPNNRYINDEQVCKTLVTMLSRIGLDITLNAMPRAQYFPKLWERDTSAFMMGFNSPFADGMYALETMLMTRNDEAGEGIYNYNQYSDPALDEKIRAARDELDAAKRTQMMKDIYAEITEAELYVPLYNQVLVYAMKDSVSAPVRPDNWLEIRWVTMD
- a CDS encoding ABC transporter permease; its protein translation is MSLFLVQRVLQAVVVIAVVMVLAFLMFRFLGDPIVSILGANSTGIQRDALRAELGLDRPLVLQFADYVWKTLQGNFGISYRLGTPVARVLAERAPATIELATTGMVLALAVGIPAGIYAALKRGRVGSNLALAVSLIGISMPSFFMGLLLIWIFSVKLGWLSSFGRGQVTDLGGWTTSFLTASGIKALIMPAVTISVFQIAMIMRLVRAEMLEVLRMDYIRFAQARGLPGRSVHIHHALRNTLVPVITVAGLQLGSVIAFAVITEQVFQWPGLGLLFLQSVAAADVPVLSAYLILIAVFFVTINLVVDLLYYAIDPRLRATVASGGRA
- a CDS encoding ABC transporter permease codes for the protein MSEMAPRSAARRSPLGLWSVLRDNDVLHDLLRSPVALLSLVVVIAFAVAAAFPDLVAPHNVNDLSTLDFSDAFRPPAWLEGGSWSLPLGGDDQGRDILSAIIYGLRISLFVSVAAVALSLVIGVGLGLVAGFRGGIVDAVIMRIADIQLTFPAMLVAVLIDGVIRAALGQAAHNRFAIWVMIVAIALAGWVQYARTIRAATMVEARQDYVAAARIIGQSSSFILFRHILPNVMTPVFVLATIQLAVAIILEATLSFVGLGLPPTQPSLGTLIRVGNAYLLSGEWWLAIFPGLALLILVLAVNLLGDWLRDALNPRLR